The Linepithema humile isolate Giens D197 chromosome 7, Lhum_UNIL_v1.0, whole genome shotgun sequence genome has a window encoding:
- the LOC137001151 gene encoding uncharacterized protein has protein sequence MKEEKLYAAIWCPVCDERVSVKGRDTCRLLTHVRKYHPKIADKRLDNPKNVKSKISLNRISSSGILITPADNSSSKKNKPKKIYATRVDTWKLHGERKVCPQCQREAIPTLHARGNKLTTSHTGALCLLGKQSAFVNYKGRNASKASRRKVACCFRGFRH, from the exons ATGAAAGAGGAGAAG TTGTATGCAGCAATCTGGTGCCCAGTGTGCGACGAGCGGGTAAGCGTCAAGGGAAGAGATACGTGCAGACTTCTCACACACGTCCGTAAATATCATCCCAAGATCGCTGACAAACGTTTGGACAATCCG AAGAACGTAAAGTCGAAGATATCGTTGAATCGAATTTCGTCTTCAGGAATTTTGATCACGCCAGCCGACAATAGCAGCAGCAAGAAAAACAAGCCGAAGAAAATTTATGCTACTCGCG TGGACACGTGGAAATTGCACGGCGAGAGGAAAGTCTGCCCTCAATGCCAGAGGGAAGCTATACCGACGCTACACGCGCGCGGCAACAAACTGACAACATCTCATACCGGAGCTCTCTGTCTTCTCGG AAAGCAGAGCGCTTTTGTAAATTACAAAGGGCGGAATGCAAGCAAAGCAAGCCGTCGCAAAGTGGCATGTTGCTTCCGTGGATTCCGGCACTAA
- the LOC137001150 gene encoding uncharacterized protein, whose amino-acid sequence MNGTSYKFETWKYYDKLVRCPACNVKDVPIILKQQNFTSSRLAAFCLLGCWPFCFIPLLMSRDKKMRMQCPHCGHDCDYDIRLRTDKLACSPKCQSNRGKFSDFANSRQCHLQTECNSSQIQSEYRYRQKTLSTGDEVTRALRASEERPRRGEGGSRRRRSQSQLSHGYAFYANQVTNHSSPYHEGSSDNCTNERRNCQRDSNEPKVLKAPGRSESEDSSRTGMFDFYARQVCCRECG is encoded by the exons atgaatggAACATCGTATAAAT TTGAAACATGGAAATACTATGACAAATTAGTTCGTTGTCCTGCATGTAATGTGAAAGACGTGCCGATAATTCTTAAACAGCAGAATTTCACGAGCTCCCGTCTGGCTGCATTTTGCTTATTGGG ATGTTGGCCTTTCTGTTTCATCCCGTTGCTAATGAGTCGGGATAAAAAGATGCGAATGCAGTGCCCACATTGCGGCCATGATTGCGATTATGATATTCGTTTGCGAACAGATAAGCTCGCTTGCTCGCCTAAATGTCAATCTAATCGCGGGAAATTCAGTGATTTTGCAAATTCACGACAATGTCATCTTCAAACGGAATGCAATAGTTCGCAAATACAGTCGGAATATCGATATCGCCAG AAAACACTTTCCACGGGTGACGAAGTCACGAGGGCTCTCAGGGCCTCGGAGGAGCGTCCTCGGCGAGGAGAAGGCGGatcccgtcgccgccggtcgcAATCGCAGCTATCGCACGGATACGCCTTTTATGCGAACCAGGTCACG AATCACAGTTCGCCATATCACGAAGGCAGCAGCGACAACTGCACGAATGAGAGGCGAAATTGCCAGCGCGACTCGAATGAGCCGAAAGTTCTAAAAGCTCCAGGACGAAGCGAATCCGAAGATAGCAGCAGAACGGGAATGTTCGATTTTTATGCGAGACAGGTCTGCTGCCGAGAGTGCGGCTAG